Sequence from the Clostridium botulinum genome:
CTAGCATTTCTGCTAGTTATCATTTGGTATTTAATATATTTATCTATAAAAGATATAATTATAAATAATCAATAAATTTTATACAAAAGAGGTGGAATTCAATATGCTTAAAATTGCATACTTAGCAGATTATAAAGAAAATACTGAAACTATAATAAATTGGTTATGGACCGAATTTGGAAATGAAACAAATCGTGATTTTTTTGAAAGTATTATAAAGCATAGTTTTAAAAAAAACAGTTTACCTTTAACATTTATTGCTCTTTCAGACAATGAATTAGTTGGTACTATTAGTTTGTGGAGAGCTGATTTAGTGAGTAGACAAGATTTATATCCCTGGTTATCGGCATTGTATGTAAAAGAAAATTATAGAAATAAAGGTATTGGGCAAAAATTACAAGACTTTGTACTAACTTACTGTAAAAACACTGGATTTTCTGAACTTTTTTTATATACATATATTGATGATTATTATGAAAAAACAGGTTGGAAACACTTTGAAGACGGTGTTGAATACTCTGGAAATTACATTAAAATATACAAAAAAGAGTTATAAGAAAGCTTATAACTCTTAAAAATCACAAATTATCTTCTATTGTTTTGTTCTTTTTTAGCTCTTCTACAAGCTGCGCATCTTACTGGATCGTTAGAAAATCCTTTTTCTTTGTAGAATTCTTGTTCTCCTACTGTAAAAATGAATTCTTGACCACAGTCTTTACATACGATTGTCTTATCTTCCATGTTAAATTCCTCCTTATTATTTAAAGATTCCTACTGACTCATATAATTCTCTATAAGGAGAAATCTATTTATCTTAACAAAATCTTTATATATTACTAATTCAGTATAACATACTTTAGGTGAAATTGCAATATTTTTATAGATAAAAAATCCCCTTTAGAGTAAATAATCATTCGCTCTAAAGGGGATTCTTTATACTATTTATTTATTATCTTTTATTGGTTTTTTTAATACTGAAAGTATTATCATACCTACTACTGCACCCGCTGCTATTGCTCCAACGTATCCCAATTTATTACTTATAATACCTATTACAAATAATCCACCATGTGGTGCTCTTAAAGCACAATCAAAGAACATTGATAATCCGCCAGCAACTGCTGAACCAACTACACAAGCTGGTATTACTCTTAATGGATCTGCTGCTGCAAATGGAATTGCTCCTTCTGTTATAAAAGATAAACCCATTATATAGTTAGTAAGACCTGATTGTCTTTCTCTTACTGTATATCTATTTTTAAAGAAAGTAGTACTTAAGGCTATTGCAAGTGGTGGAACCATACCACCAGCCATTACAGCTGCCATTATTTCGAAATTGCCACTTGCAAGTGATGCTGTACCAAATACATATGCTGCTTTGTTTACAGGACCACCCATATCAACAGACATCATTCCACCTAATACTATACCTAAAAGAACTTTACTAGTTCCACCCATTGAATTAAGTCCATTTGTAATCATAGTATTTAAAGCACCAACTGGTGGATTAACAGCAAATACCATGATCGCACCAATTAGTAATATACCAAAGAAAGGATATAATAATACAGGTTTTAAACCTTCTAAGCTTTGAGGTAATTTATCAAATAATTTCTTTAATAAAACAACTAAATAACCAGCGATAAATCCTGCAAGTAATGCACCTAAGAATCCTGATCCGCCTTTATTAGCTAATGCTCCACCAACAAAACCTACTGCTAGTGCTGGTCTATCTCCAATACTCATTGCAATAAATCCTGCAAGTACTGGAAGCATAAAGTCAAAAGCTGTTCCACCTACTGTTTTGAAAAATGCTGCAAGTGGTGTATTCATACCAAAGTTACTTGGATCAATACTATAATCATCAAAAAGGAATGCTAATGCAATTAATATACCTCCACCAATTACAAATGGCAACATATGTGATACTCCATTCATAAGGTGTTTATAAATCTGACGACCTATGCTTTCATTTTCTATATTCTCTGTTTCAACACTTCCATTACCATTATGATGATATACAGGCGCATTTCCACTTATAGCTTCATTGATTAACTCTTCTGCTTTATGTATTCCATTTGCTACTTTAGTTTTTATAACTCTTTTTCCATTAAATCTACTCATCTCAACATTTTTATCTGCTGCAATTATAATACAGTCTGCTTCTTCAATTTCTTTTTTAGTTAAAACATTTTTAGCTCCTCCAGAACCATTAGTTTCAACTTTTATTGTAACACCTAATTCTTTCCCCTTGTTTTCAAGACTTTCTGCTGCCATATAAGTATGAGCTATCCCCGTTGGACATGCTGTAACAGCTAAAACTCTATATGCACCATGGCTTGATGTTTGTTTAGTTTCTTTAACTTCTTCTGGAAACTTTTCACTTTCCTTTTCATCTATTAATTTTAAAAACTGATCTTTATCCTCACAATTAATTAAAGTTTCTCTAAATTTTTCATCCATTAATATAGTAGATAATCTAGCTAAAACTTCTAAATGCAAGTTATCACTATTATCTGGAACTGCAATCATAAAGAATAGATTTGCTGGAGCTCCATCTAATGAGTCATAGTCTACCCCTTTTTTGCATACTGCTGCAGCTAGTGACGCTTTTTTAACAGCATTAGTTTTTCCGTGTGGTATAGCTATTCCCTCACCAATACCAGTTGTGCTTTGTGCTTCTCTTGCTATAATAGCCTTTTTGTATTCTTCTTTGTTATTTAAATTGCCTGTTTTATCCATTAAGTTTACTAGCTTCTCAATACATTCATTTTTAGAAGATGGATTAAAGTTTAACTCAATGCCTTGTTTTTTTAATAAATCAACAATTCTCATTAAATACTCCTCCTTATATTTTTAAATTTTAGATAATAGTTTTTCAACTTCTTCTTTTGTTGCTAATTCATCAGAAAATGCACTTGCACTACCTGTTGCAATTCCCATTTTGAATGCTTCTTTTATATCATTGTTTTTAAGATATCCTGCTAAAAATCCAGCCACCATAGAATCTCCAGCTCCTACTGAGTTTTTTAATATTCCCTTTGGCACTTCTCTTTTTATAGGTTCTCCATTTTCAGGTAATAAAATTGCTCCATCTCCAGCCATTGAAATCAATACATTCTTTGCTCCCATTTCTTGAAGCTTTCTACCATAAATTATTATATCTTCATCATTTTTCAGCTCAACATTAAACATTTCAGCTAATTCATGATGATTAGGTTTTATTAGAAATGGCTCATACTTTAGTACTTTTAAAAGTAAATCTTTTGTTGCATCAACTATAAATTCTACTTTCTTTTGTAAAAGTTTTTCCATTATATTTTGATAAATATCATCTGGTACACTATTAGGAATACTACCTGACAATATTAAATAATCTCCTTCTTTTAATTCAGAAAGCTTTTCATATAATTTATTTAAATCATCATTTGTAATTTCTGGACCTGAACCGTTTATTTCTGTTTCTCCATTACTTTTTAGTTTTACATTAATTCGAGATATACCACTTTTTAATTTTATAAAATCACAATCAACACCATGATTTTTCACTTGTCTTTCTATTTCATTTCCTGTAAAACCTGCAACATAACCCAATGCTGTATTCTCTATTCCTAAATTATTTAAGACTATAGAAACATTTATTCCTTTTCCTCCTGCATAAACGTCTTCATCATTGCTTCTATTTAATGAATCAATCTTAAAATTATCAACCTTTACTATATAATCCAATGAAGGATTAAGTGTTATTGTATTAATCATTTTTACTCACCTCTATTACATTAGTATCATATCTAATTTCTGGATTTTTTATTCTACTTGTAATTAATTCTGCATCTTTTATTGTTCCAAAAGTTATAAAACTAACCTCATCTAATTTAGACTCATCACATAAAACAAATGCTTTATTACATCTTTTTATTGCCTCTGCTTTTACCATAGCTTCATTTACATCAGGAGTTGTATAGCCATTTTCATTACTCACACCATTTGTTCCAAAAAAACCTTTTGTAAAATTATATTTTTTTAAATGTTCCACAGTTATAGGACCAACAATTGCCTCAGTAACTGCTTTTAATTCTCCACCTAATATTAAAGTTCGTATATTTTCTTCTAGCAAATTCTTAGCATGAACTATAGCATTAGTAACAACTGTTATATCTTTTGCTTCTATAAATGGTATTATAGCTTCTGTTGTTGTTCCAGCATCTAAATAAATCAACTCGCCATCTTCAATTAAACTTGCTGCATATCTAGCTATTTCAAGTTTTTTATCTGCATTTAATGATTTTCTAATATTTACTTTATAATCATGTTTTGCTGTACCTTCATTTAACAGCGTTGCTCCTCCATGAATTTTTTTAAGTAATCCTTCATTATGAAGATTATTTAAATCTCTTCTTATTGTAGACTCAGAAGCCTCTAGTAGTTTAACTAGTTCCACAACTGAAATTATTCCTTTTACTTTTAGTTCTTGAAGTATTATATTATATCTTTCCTCTGTAAACATTCTCACCACTCCATATCCTTATAATAAACCATTTCTTTAAAAAAATCAATCATTTTCATTCAAAATAATTTAAAAACATTCAAGCATTCTTATCTTTTATATTAATCTATAGTTATATTAGCTATTTTTAGCAATATATTGACTGTTTATAACTGTTTTTTAATTTAATTCATTAATTTCAGTCATATTATATAACCATTTTATTATATTTACTCATAATATAATATCATTTTTAACAAATCTTTCAAAACTAATCATACTATTCCATAAGCTAATATTAATTTACTACAGGCTATTATTTTTTTAATTTATAGATACTAGTTTAAGTTTACAGATTATATCTAACTATTTTCATTCCTCATGTTTTAATATTTTGCCCTACTATATCAGTTATTATATTTTTTAATTCTATAATTTCCTGTACAAGTCAAAAAAGGATGTATCAAAAAAAATTGATATATCCCTTTATTAAAAGTAAAATTTATTATCTATATTGTAATAACTATAAAGCATTAATTAAAATTAGAATTTCTAAAATTATTTAATTAATCACTCTCATTACCTTTAATGTAGCTTTTTATCTCAATCTGATAACGGTATAGCAATCAATTAAAAAATTCATTTTTATACCCACTTGAAAATAAACTCATTCTTTACTTTATAATTCTAATTAAGGATTATTCACTTAAATATATGGATACAATCCCCCTTTAGTTAGAAAATTATATATTTCATTTTCATTTAAATATACATCTCCTATAAGACCATGTTCTCTATAATTTTTCTTATAATTATGAAAATCTGATCCTGCGGTATAAATAAGATTCTTATTTTTAGCAACTTTTAAAAAATATTCTGTATCTTCTTCACTATTACTAAAATATTTAGCTTCCAATCCATCAAAGTCTAATTCTATAATTTCAATAAAATCATTTCTATTAAGCAGCACAGGATGAGCAAGTATAACTGTTGCTCCAAAAAATTTTAATATTTTAATCCCATTATCAACCGATAACCTATCACCTTTGTCAATTTCTATATTTCTTCCTAGTATCTTCTTTAAATTACTTGTCTTATGATTTTTCACATCTTTTAAAATTTCAACAAGAAGTTCATCTTTATAACTCTCATCTTTAAAATATCCTAATATATGAACTCTACTTCCATTTTTATGTTTTGTTGAAAGTTCAACTCCTGGAATTACTTTAACTCCTATTCTTTCCCCCTCTAATATAGATTCATCTATACCACAAGTATTGTTATGATCTGTTAAAGAAATTATATCAACGCCTCTTTTTTTAGCAAAATTAACAACTTGTTTCGGAGTATAACCACCATCTGAAGATGTTGAGTGAATATGAAAATCTCCTTTTTTATACATCTATAACTCCTTTAAAATGTTATACCACATTTTATTGTATGAAATTTATAATATAATAGTTATTTATTATTTTCATATAAGCTTATTCTTTAATATTATTCTGATATATACATAAATAGTTAATGCTAAAATTAATTTACTATTCTTTTAGATCTCCAAGTTCCTCTTCTCCATCTTATATAGAAAATTAATCCTCTTAAACATTCATCACACATCATTGCAATCCATACCCCACTAAGTCCTAATCCTAATACTATTCCAAAAACATATGAAAGCCCTGTTGCTACAATCCACATTGATAAAACTCCTATAAAGATAGGATATTTAATATCACCTGCTGCTTGCATACCTCTTATTATTACAAGATTAAATGATCTTCCAAACTCCAATAATATATCTACAAATAAAACTTGCTTTCCTAATTTTAAAATTTCAGGGTTAGATGTGAATATACCAAGTAAATTATCACTAAATATAAATAATATTATTGAAACCCCTACTGAAATAAATGCTGCTGGTCTTAATGTTTCTAAAACTTTCTTATATGCCTCATCTTCTTTGTTAGCACCAATAAGATACCCAACTCTTATCTGATTTGCTTGCGACACTGCTGATCCATATATGAATGAAAACCAAACCAATATTCCAACATATGCTTTTGTTGCAACAGAGCTTGTACCCATCACGTTTATAAATGTTAATATCACCATTTGTGAAAAGTTATATGATACTGATTCACCTCCTGATGGAAGACCAATCATCATTAACTTCTTAAATATTTCTTTAGGAAATGAATTTAAGTGCTTTAATGATACTTTTTGTTTTATATTTTGTTTAAATATGTATATTATAACTATAACGCCTATAAACCTACTTAATACACTTGATATAGCAACACCTTCTACTCCAAGCTTTGGTATCCCAAATGCACCACTTATAAAAATAAAGTTTCCTACTATATTAATAACATTTACTATTGCCGAAACATACATACCTTGTTTCATTAAACTGTTACTTCTTAATATAGCTGAATAAGTCATAAATATAGCTTGTAGAAATATTCCTCCACCAATTATACTTATATATGTTTTAGCATCTATAAGTAGTTCACTTGGCATTCTTAGCCATTTAAAAAATATACCATTAAAACATAATAATAATATACTTATTAAAATACTAAATACTAAGTTAGAAAATACAGCTACAGAATATATTTCAGAAACCTTTCCATAGTTTTCTGCACCTAAGTATTGAGATACAAGTATTGTTGTTGCCATCGTAATAATACTAAAAGTAATAAGTAAGAAATTCATAATCTGATTTACATTTCCTACAGCCGCAACAGCATTTTCTGATACTCTACTTAACATAAGTTGATCCACATTACTTACAAGCATCTGCAAAATAAGTTCTATAAAGATAGGCCATGTCAATTTAAATAACGATGTTGTTCTTTCAGTTGTCCTCTCTAATGTGTTTATACTACTCATTTTATCTCCTTTCTATTAATAGAAATCCTTATTGTTTTTGCGCTTATTTCTATTTCATAAATATTATTTTAGAACACAATATTTATACAACACAAAACATGGCAAAATTTAAACAAATCATTGCCATGTTTTATATTGCATCCCTTAATATTATTAATCAATATAAATTATTTTTACTGTGCATTATTTGTGTACCAATTAAAGAGTCCTTTTAAAATTATCTATTTTTATATAAGTATAAATTACCATTTCGAGGTGTATGTATCATTTTCCCTTTAAATCCTCTTTTCATTAATTCCTTTTGAAGAGTATACATAAAAAATCCATGAGTAACTATTAAAATATTTTCCGATGCCTCTTCTTTTACTTTTTTCTCTAAAAAATCAAGGAATTTTTTAGCATTTAATTCTGTTTGTATTTTTAATTCTTCTTGAGACGAATGGTTAAAATACCATGCCAATCTTGCACTTATTGCCCAAAACCAAAATGGTAATTTAAAATTACTATTAAATAATGGACTTATAGGAACTTCTCTTATTAAATCACTTTGTATTATTTCTTTTGAATATATATCTTTAGCAGTTGTTATTGCTCTACTTAAAGTACTACAATAACATTTATCCCAAACTATATCTTGAAGTTTTACATCATTTCTTATAACATCACTATGATTGTATCCAGCTTCCCATTCTTTAAATTCTTTTGATGTCATAAAAAAGTCTCTTTTATAATTAACTTTAAAATGTCTTACAAGTCCTATTCTCATTCCTATACCTCCACCAACTTAGTTACATCAATTAACTTTAGTATACCTACCTAGTTTATGTACTATATTTAATTCTATCAATAAAATGTACTTAGCATAAACTTTACAATTGATATCAACTTAATGCTAATCATTAATATAAATGCTTATTATTAATTTTTCTTTATATCATTTATTAATATTTCCCCAATGTGTTAAAATTTATAGTTATTATACATCAAATTCTCCCATATGTTTAATAGTTTATATATTTTTAATTATTATTTAATAATATTTATATATATCACTATTCAAAATAGACGGAATTTTAAATGTATACTGATATATCTAAAAATACCCTTAAAATAAACAAAAAAAAGTGTTTCAAAAATAATTTTGAAACACACACTCAAAATAATAAAATTAAAATCACACATTTGTATTAGAACAAAATGGCTAATGAGACTTTAAAGCAGTCGATTTTTTAGCCCTGCACCTTTCCAAACGTAGTGCATAAATAACTTATCTTTCTACTCATGCTCATAATGAACATGTAATAATTCCTTAGAACGTTCTTTTAACAATCCATTATACAACGATATTAATACTGGATTTTCTTGACTTCTCTTTATTTGCGTAACCTTATCCACTTTATAAAGACCTTTAGCTCTTTCCTTATTTCCTTCTTTTAAACTGAAAGGTTGTCCCGCTCCTGCTATACATCCTCCTGGACAAGCCATAACTTCAACAAAGTCAAAATGTTCTTCTCCACTTTGAATCTTATCAATTAAATTTTCTGCATTAGCAAGTCCGCTAACAACCCCTATACGTAGATTCTTTTCTCCAAATGGAACTTCACAAATTTTCACTCCATCCATTCCACGAACGCCAATAAATTCTATTTCTTTTAAAGCCTTTGAACTCTTATCTTCAACTACTCCACGTATTACAGCTTCAGTTACACCACCTGTAACTCCAAAGATAACTCCAGCTCCTGAATATAAAGAAAATGGCATATCTGAAGATTCTGGTTCAATCTTATCAAATTGAAGTCCTGCTTCATTAATCATCTTACACAATTCTGTTGTTGTAATCACATAATCAATATCTTTAATTCCATTTGTTATAAATTCTTCTCTAGCTGCCTCTGCTTTCTTAGCAGTACATGGCATAATAGCTACTGATATAGTTTCTTTTTCTTCTAAAGAATCGTTTTCTTTAAAATATTCTTTTATTACTGATCCAAACATTTGCATTGGTGATTTGCATGTAGAAACATATTTCATAAGTTCTGGATGTTTTGTTTCCACATATCTTACCCAAGCTGGACAGCAAGATGTAAATAAAGGAAGTTTATTATCTCCCGATTCTAACTTTTGTAAAAATTCATTAGATTCTTCTATTATTGTCATATCAGCAGTCAATGAAGTA
This genomic interval carries:
- a CDS encoding GNAT family N-acetyltransferase, producing the protein MLKIAYLADYKENTETIINWLWTEFGNETNRDFFESIIKHSFKKNSLPLTFIALSDNELVGTISLWRADLVSRQDLYPWLSALYVKENYRNKGIGQKLQDFVLTYCKNTGFSELFLYTYIDDYYEKTGWKHFEDGVEYSGNYIKIYKKEL
- a CDS encoding zinc-ribbon domain-containing protein, whose amino-acid sequence is MEDKTIVCKDCGQEFIFTVGEQEFYKEKGFSNDPVRCAACRRAKKEQNNRR
- a CDS encoding PTS fructose transporter subunit IIABC, which translates into the protein MRIVDLLKKQGIELNFNPSSKNECIEKLVNLMDKTGNLNNKEEYKKAIIAREAQSTTGIGEGIAIPHGKTNAVKKASLAAAVCKKGVDYDSLDGAPANLFFMIAVPDNSDNLHLEVLARLSTILMDEKFRETLINCEDKDQFLKLIDEKESEKFPEEVKETKQTSSHGAYRVLAVTACPTGIAHTYMAAESLENKGKELGVTIKVETNGSGGAKNVLTKKEIEEADCIIIAADKNVEMSRFNGKRVIKTKVANGIHKAEELINEAISGNAPVYHHNGNGSVETENIENESIGRQIYKHLMNGVSHMLPFVIGGGILIALAFLFDDYSIDPSNFGMNTPLAAFFKTVGGTAFDFMLPVLAGFIAMSIGDRPALAVGFVGGALANKGGSGFLGALLAGFIAGYLVVLLKKLFDKLPQSLEGLKPVLLYPFFGILLIGAIMVFAVNPPVGALNTMITNGLNSMGGTSKVLLGIVLGGMMSVDMGGPVNKAAYVFGTASLASGNFEIMAAVMAGGMVPPLAIALSTTFFKNRYTVRERQSGLTNYIMGLSFITEGAIPFAAADPLRVIPACVVGSAVAGGLSMFFDCALRAPHGGLFVIGIISNKLGYVGAIAAGAVVGMIILSVLKKPIKDNK
- the pfkB gene encoding 1-phosphofructokinase, with product MINTITLNPSLDYIVKVDNFKIDSLNRSNDEDVYAGGKGINVSIVLNNLGIENTALGYVAGFTGNEIERQVKNHGVDCDFIKLKSGISRINVKLKSNGETEINGSGPEITNDDLNKLYEKLSELKEGDYLILSGSIPNSVPDDIYQNIMEKLLQKKVEFIVDATKDLLLKVLKYEPFLIKPNHHELAEMFNVELKNDEDIIIYGRKLQEMGAKNVLISMAGDGAILLPENGEPIKREVPKGILKNSVGAGDSMVAGFLAGYLKNNDIKEAFKMGIATGSASAFSDELATKEEVEKLLSKI
- a CDS encoding DeoR/GlpR family DNA-binding transcription regulator; amino-acid sequence: MFTEERYNIILQELKVKGIISVVELVKLLEASESTIRRDLNNLHNEGLLKKIHGGATLLNEGTAKHDYKVNIRKSLNADKKLEIARYAASLIEDGELIYLDAGTTTEAIIPFIEAKDITVVTNAIVHAKNLLEENIRTLILGGELKAVTEAIVGPITVEHLKKYNFTKGFFGTNGVSNENGYTTPDVNEAMVKAEAIKRCNKAFVLCDESKLDEVSFITFGTIKDAELITSRIKNPEIRYDTNVIEVSKND
- a CDS encoding PHP domain-containing protein, yielding MYKKGDFHIHSTSSDGGYTPKQVVNFAKKRGVDIISLTDHNNTCGIDESILEGERIGVKVIPGVELSTKHKNGSRVHILGYFKDESYKDELLVEILKDVKNHKTSNLKKILGRNIEIDKGDRLSVDNGIKILKFFGATVILAHPVLLNRNDFIEIIELDFDGLEAKYFSNSEEDTEYFLKVAKNKNLIYTAGSDFHNYKKNYREHGLIGDVYLNENEIYNFLTKGGLYPYI
- a CDS encoding MATE family efflux transporter, whose product is MSSINTLERTTERTTSLFKLTWPIFIELILQMLVSNVDQLMLSRVSENAVAAVGNVNQIMNFLLITFSIITMATTILVSQYLGAENYGKVSEIYSVAVFSNLVFSILISILLLCFNGIFFKWLRMPSELLIDAKTYISIIGGGIFLQAIFMTYSAILRSNSLMKQGMYVSAIVNVINIVGNFIFISGAFGIPKLGVEGVAISSVLSRFIGVIVIIYIFKQNIKQKVSLKHLNSFPKEIFKKLMMIGLPSGGESVSYNFSQMVILTFINVMGTSSVATKAYVGILVWFSFIYGSAVSQANQIRVGYLIGANKEDEAYKKVLETLRPAAFISVGVSIILFIFSDNLLGIFTSNPEILKLGKQVLFVDILLEFGRSFNLVIIRGMQAAGDIKYPIFIGVLSMWIVATGLSYVFGIVLGLGLSGVWIAMMCDECLRGLIFYIRWRRGTWRSKRIVN
- a CDS encoding phosphoglycerate mutase family protein encodes the protein MRIGLVRHFKVNYKRDFFMTSKEFKEWEAGYNHSDVIRNDVKLQDIVWDKCYCSTLSRAITTAKDIYSKEIIQSDLIREVPISPLFNSNFKLPFWFWAISARLAWYFNHSSQEELKIQTELNAKKFLDFLEKKVKEEASENILIVTHGFFMYTLQKELMKRGFKGKMIHTPRNGNLYLYKNR
- a CDS encoding [FeFe] hydrogenase, group A translates to MSKYMIIDGNRVEFDNEKNILDLVRKAGIDLPTFCYYSDLSIYGACRMCVVEDEWGGIIASCSTPPKDKMSIKTNTPKLHKHRKMILELLLASHCRDCTVCEKSGKCRLQELALRFGVKTIRFKNENEKIELDTSSKSIVRDPSKCILCGDCVRMCNEIQNVGAIDFAYRGSNMIVSPAFGKCLGETDCVNCGQCANVCPTGAIVVKSDVKPVWKALYNPKQRVVAQVAPAVRVALGEEFGVKPGENVMDKIVAAMRKLGFDEIYDTSLTADMTIIEESNEFLQKLESGDNKLPLFTSCCPAWVRYVETKHPELMKYVSTCKSPMQMFGSVIKEYFKENDSLEEKETISVAIMPCTAKKAEAAREEFITNGIKDIDYVITTTELCKMINEAGLQFDKIEPESSDMPFSLYSGAGVIFGVTGGVTEAVIRGVVEDKSSKALKEIEFIGVRGMDGVKICEVPFGEKNLRIGVVSGLANAENLIDKIQSGEEHFDFVEVMACPGGCIAGAGQPFSLKEGNKERAKGLYKVDKVTQIKRSQENPVLISLYNGLLKERSKELLHVHYEHE